In one window of Pseudomonas chlororaphis subsp. chlororaphis DNA:
- a CDS encoding DegT/DnrJ/EryC1/StrS family aminotransferase: MSQLPFLPFSKPTIDEATIASVGEVLRSGWITSGPKVQAFEAQLSQYCGGRPVRTFNSGTCTMEIALRIAGIGPGDEVITTPISWVATANVILEVGATPVFADIDPITRNIDLAQVEAAITPRTKAIIPVFLAGLPVDMARLYALARKHGLRVVEDAAQALGSSWNGERIGAGGDLVSFSFQANKNVTCSEGGALVLNTAEEARLAEKYRLQGVTRHGFDGLDVDVLGGKFNMTDVAAAIGLGQFAHLETLTAHRRELARHYFECLGSDFETRYGAQLPPADFSNSNWHLFQLVLPQRHDGKPARATFMEQMQERGIGIGYHYPPIHLLSLYRERGFKEGMFPVAERVGRLIVSLPMFTAMSKGDVERSVATVKAVLQET, encoded by the coding sequence ATGAGCCAGCTGCCTTTCCTGCCGTTTTCCAAACCCACCATCGATGAAGCCACCATCGCCAGCGTTGGCGAAGTGCTGCGTTCGGGCTGGATCACCAGCGGGCCCAAGGTCCAGGCCTTCGAGGCGCAACTCTCGCAGTACTGCGGCGGGCGCCCGGTGCGCACCTTCAATTCCGGCACCTGCACCATGGAAATCGCCCTGCGTATCGCCGGCATCGGCCCTGGCGATGAAGTCATCACCACGCCGATCTCCTGGGTGGCCACGGCCAACGTGATTCTCGAGGTCGGCGCCACCCCGGTGTTCGCCGACATCGACCCGATCACCCGCAACATCGACCTGGCCCAGGTGGAAGCAGCCATCACGCCCCGGACCAAGGCCATCATCCCGGTGTTTCTCGCCGGCCTGCCGGTCGATATGGCACGCCTCTACGCCCTGGCGCGCAAGCACGGCCTGCGGGTCGTGGAAGATGCCGCCCAGGCATTGGGCTCAAGCTGGAATGGCGAGCGCATCGGCGCTGGCGGCGACCTGGTCTCTTTCAGTTTCCAGGCCAACAAGAACGTCACCTGCAGCGAAGGCGGCGCCCTGGTGCTGAACACCGCCGAAGAGGCTCGCCTGGCGGAGAAGTATCGACTGCAGGGCGTGACCCGACATGGCTTCGACGGCCTGGACGTGGACGTGCTGGGCGGCAAATTCAACATGACCGACGTCGCGGCCGCCATCGGCCTGGGCCAGTTCGCCCACCTCGAAACCCTCACCGCTCATCGCCGCGAACTGGCCCGGCATTACTTCGAATGCCTGGGCAGCGACTTCGAAACCCGCTACGGCGCCCAACTGCCCCCGGCGGACTTCAGCAACAGCAACTGGCACCTGTTCCAGCTGGTACTGCCGCAGCGGCATGACGGCAAACCGGCGCGGGCGACCTTTATGGAGCAGATGCAGGAGCGCGGGATCGGCATCGGCTATCACTACCCGCCGATTCACCTGCTGAGCCTGTACCGCGAGCGCGGTTTCAAGGAGGGGATGTTCCCGGTGGCGGAACGGGTGGGACGCCTGATCGTCTCGTTGCCGATGTTCACGGCCATGAGCAAGGGCGATGTCGAACGCTCGGTAGCGACGGTGAAGGCTGTTTTGCAAGAGACATAA
- the gcvH gene encoding glycine cleavage system protein GcvH translates to MSDIPADLRFAESHEWARLEADGTVTVGISDHAQEALGDVVFVELTEVGNVFGAGDQAGVVESVKAASDIYAPVAGEVIAVNEDLSGSPELLNSDPYGAWIFKLKPANAADLEKLLDAAGYKAAIGE, encoded by the coding sequence ATGAGTGATATCCCTGCTGACCTGCGTTTTGCCGAAAGTCACGAATGGGCCCGTCTGGAAGCCGATGGCACCGTGACCGTGGGCATCAGCGACCACGCTCAGGAAGCCCTGGGCGACGTGGTGTTCGTCGAGCTGACCGAAGTCGGCAATGTCTTCGGCGCTGGCGACCAGGCCGGTGTGGTGGAATCGGTGAAGGCCGCTTCCGACATCTACGCGCCAGTGGCCGGCGAAGTGATCGCGGTCAATGAAGACCTGAGCGGCAGCCCGGAGCTGCTCAACAGCGACCCGTACGGCGCCTGGATCTTCAAGCTCAAGCCGGCCAACGCTGCTGATCTTGAGAAGCTGCTCGACGCAGCCGGTTATAAGGCCGCTATCGGCGAATAA
- the gcvT gene encoding glycine cleavage system aminomethyltransferase GcvT, which translates to MGQRTPLYDLHLALGAKMVDFGGWDMPLHYGSQVEEHHQVRRDCGVFDVSHMTVIDVDGPQAKAWLQHLLANDVERLQSPGRALYSAMLNEHGGIVDDMIVYRTESGYRLVVNAATRDQDMAWMQAQLGAFQVQLHERSELAMLAIQGPHARHKIAELVTQSRGTLIQQLKPFEGQADGDWFIARTGYTGEDGLEIVLPADQAPAFFNDLVGAGISPIGLGARDTLRLEAGMNLYGQDIHQEVSPLVANMAWSIAWEPASRKFIGRTALEAERAGGVKHKLVGLVLEERGVLRAHQVVRIADVGEGEITSGSFSPTLSKSIALARVPMATADRAEVEIRGKWYPVRVVKPTFVRHGKTLI; encoded by the coding sequence ATGGGACAGCGCACGCCTCTGTATGACCTTCATCTCGCCCTCGGCGCGAAGATGGTCGATTTTGGCGGTTGGGATATGCCTCTGCATTACGGCTCGCAGGTCGAGGAGCACCATCAGGTGCGACGCGATTGCGGGGTTTTCGATGTATCCCACATGACCGTGATCGATGTCGACGGCCCCCAGGCCAAGGCCTGGCTCCAGCACCTGCTGGCCAACGATGTCGAACGCCTGCAAAGCCCCGGCAGGGCCTTGTACAGCGCCATGCTCAACGAGCACGGCGGTATCGTCGACGACATGATCGTCTACCGCACCGAATCCGGTTACCGGCTGGTGGTCAACGCCGCCACCCGTGACCAGGACATGGCCTGGATGCAGGCGCAACTGGGCGCTTTCCAGGTGCAACTGCACGAACGCTCCGAGCTGGCGATGCTGGCGATCCAGGGGCCCCACGCCCGCCACAAGATCGCCGAGCTGGTGACCCAGTCGCGCGGCACGCTGATCCAGCAACTCAAGCCCTTCGAAGGCCAGGCCGATGGCGACTGGTTCATCGCGCGCACCGGCTACACCGGTGAGGATGGCCTGGAAATCGTCCTGCCGGCCGACCAGGCCCCGGCGTTCTTCAACGATCTGGTGGGCGCGGGGATCTCGCCGATCGGCCTCGGCGCCCGCGATACCTTGCGCCTGGAGGCCGGCATGAACCTGTACGGTCAGGATATTCACCAGGAGGTTTCACCGCTGGTGGCCAACATGGCCTGGAGCATCGCCTGGGAGCCGGCGTCGCGCAAGTTCATCGGGCGCACCGCGCTGGAGGCCGAGCGCGCGGGTGGGGTGAAGCACAAACTGGTCGGCCTGGTGCTGGAAGAACGCGGCGTGCTGCGTGCCCATCAGGTGGTTCGCATCGCCGATGTTGGCGAAGGAGAGATCACCAGTGGTAGTTTCTCTCCTACGCTTAGCAAATCGATCGCCCTGGCACGGGTGCCCATGGCTACCGCCGACCGTGCAGAAGTGGAAATCCGTGGCAAGTGGTACCCGGTCCGGGTGGTAAAACCGACCTTCGTGCGTCATGGCAAAACCCTGATCTAA
- a CDS encoding ABC transporter permease has translation MAHPAQRRWYPLVFAVAALVLLPLSVLLLSWQVIDQQIWSHLWETQMPRLLGNTLTLVLGVGVGVTLLGVSLAWLTSLCEFPGRRWLDWALMLPFAIPAYVLAFVFVGLLDFSGPVQTLLREWFGMGLRLPRVRSTGGVILVLVLVFYPYVYLLARTAFLAQGKGLMEAARVLGQTPWQAFWRVALPMARPAIGAGVALALMETLADFGAVAVFNFDTFTTAIYKTWYGFFSLSSAAQLASLLLLAVMLVLYGERRARGASRSGNERPRGKALYHLHGLKALAATSWCALVFACAFVIPVLQLVVWFWQRGRFDLDERYAGLILHTLYLGAMAALITVSVALLLAFARRLAPTRAIRSGVSLANLGYALPGSVLAVSIMLAFSYLDRELVIPLSGWLGGAGKPLLLGSLAALLLAYLVRFIAVAYGPLESSLARIRPSLPEAARSLGVSGPRLFFKVYLPLLLPGTLSAALLVFVDVLKEMPATLLMRPFGWDTLAVRIFEMTSEGEWARAALPALTLVLVGLLPVIGLIRRSAHRIG, from the coding sequence GTGGCCCATCCCGCCCAACGTCGCTGGTACCCGCTGGTTTTTGCCGTCGCCGCCCTGGTGCTGCTGCCGCTGAGCGTGCTGCTGCTGTCGTGGCAGGTGATCGACCAGCAGATCTGGTCGCACCTGTGGGAGACCCAGATGCCGCGCCTGCTGGGCAACACCCTGACCCTGGTGCTGGGCGTCGGTGTCGGCGTGACGCTGCTGGGGGTGAGCCTGGCCTGGCTGACCAGCCTCTGCGAGTTTCCCGGAAGGCGCTGGCTGGACTGGGCGCTGATGCTGCCCTTTGCGATTCCGGCCTACGTGCTGGCCTTTGTCTTCGTCGGCCTGCTGGATTTTTCCGGCCCGGTGCAGACCCTGCTGCGCGAATGGTTCGGCATGGGCCTGCGCCTGCCGCGGGTGCGTTCCACCGGCGGGGTGATCCTGGTCTTGGTGCTGGTGTTCTATCCCTATGTGTACCTGCTGGCGCGCACTGCGTTCTTGGCCCAGGGCAAAGGCCTGATGGAAGCCGCGCGCGTGCTTGGGCAGACGCCCTGGCAGGCGTTCTGGCGCGTGGCCCTGCCCATGGCGCGGCCGGCCATCGGTGCCGGTGTGGCCCTGGCGCTGATGGAAACCCTGGCCGATTTCGGCGCGGTGGCGGTGTTCAACTTCGACACCTTCACCACCGCCATCTACAAGACCTGGTATGGCTTCTTCAGCCTGTCCAGCGCCGCGCAGCTGGCCAGCCTGTTGCTGCTGGCGGTGATGCTGGTGCTGTACGGCGAGCGTCGCGCCCGTGGCGCCAGTCGCTCCGGCAACGAGCGGCCGCGGGGCAAGGCGCTGTACCACCTGCATGGCCTCAAGGCCCTGGCAGCCACCAGTTGGTGCGCGTTGGTGTTTGCCTGCGCCTTTGTCATCCCAGTGCTGCAACTGGTGGTGTGGTTCTGGCAGCGTGGCCGTTTCGACCTCGACGAGCGTTATGCCGGGCTGATCCTGCACACCCTGTACCTGGGCGCCATGGCGGCCCTGATCACGGTCAGCGTGGCCCTGCTGCTGGCGTTCGCCCGACGGCTGGCGCCGACCCGGGCGATCCGCTCCGGCGTCAGCCTGGCCAACCTGGGGTACGCCTTGCCGGGTTCGGTGCTGGCGGTGTCGATCATGCTGGCCTTCAGTTATCTGGACCGCGAGCTGGTGATCCCGCTGTCGGGCTGGCTGGGTGGGGCGGGCAAGCCGTTGCTGCTGGGTAGCCTGGCGGCGTTGCTGCTGGCCTATCTGGTGCGGTTTATCGCGGTGGCCTACGGGCCGCTGGAAAGCAGCCTGGCGCGGATCCGCCCCTCGTTGCCGGAAGCGGCGCGCAGCCTGGGGGTCAGCGGACCGCGACTGTTTTTCAAAGTGTATCTGCCGCTGTTGCTGCCCGGCACTCTGAGCGCGGCGCTGCTGGTATTCGTCGATGTGCTCAAGGAAATGCCCGCCACCCTGCTGATGCGCCCGTTCGGTTGGGACACGCTGGCGGTGCGGATCTTCGAGATGACCAGCGAGGGTGAGTGGGCGCGTGCCGCGTTGCCGGCCCTGACCCTGGTCCTGGTGGGATTGTTGCCGGTGATCGGACTGATCCGACGCTCCGCTCATCGAATCGGTTAG
- a CDS encoding extracellular solute-binding protein, with the protein MLAPKRLLTALALTLIGGTVQAADEVVVYSSRIDELIKPVFDLYTQKTGVQVKFITDKEAPLMQRIKAEGENATADLLLTVDAGNLWQAEQMGILQPFTSKVIDTNIPLQYRAASHAWTGLSLRARTIAYSTARVKPSELTTYEALADKQWEGRLCLRTAKKVYNQSLTATLIETHGAAKTEEIVKGWVNNLSTDVFSDDVAVLEAISAGQCDVGIVNTYYYGRLHKQKPDLPVKLFWPNQGDRGVHVNLSGIGLTKHAPHPEAAKALVEWMTTEEAQKIFADVNQEFPANPSVPPSAEVAAWGKFVADTLPVEVAGKRQAEAIRLMDRAGWN; encoded by the coding sequence ATGTTGGCACCGAAGCGTCTACTGACCGCCCTGGCCCTCACCCTCATTGGCGGTACTGTCCAGGCAGCCGACGAAGTGGTGGTCTACTCCTCACGTATCGACGAGCTGATCAAGCCGGTCTTCGATCTCTACACCCAGAAAACCGGGGTCCAGGTGAAGTTCATCACCGACAAGGAAGCGCCGCTGATGCAGCGGATCAAGGCCGAGGGCGAGAACGCCACCGCCGACCTGCTGCTCACCGTCGATGCCGGCAACCTGTGGCAAGCCGAGCAGATGGGTATCCTGCAGCCGTTCACCTCCAAGGTGATCGACACCAACATCCCCCTGCAATACCGCGCCGCCTCGCACGCCTGGACCGGCCTGAGCCTGCGGGCGCGGACCATCGCCTACTCCACCGCGCGGGTGAAACCGTCCGAACTGACCACCTACGAAGCCCTGGCTGACAAGCAGTGGGAAGGCCGCCTGTGCCTGCGCACGGCGAAGAAGGTCTACAACCAGTCGCTGACCGCGACCCTGATCGAAACCCACGGCGCGGCGAAAACCGAAGAAATCGTCAAGGGCTGGGTCAACAACCTGTCCACCGACGTGTTCTCCGACGACGTCGCGGTGCTCGAGGCGATCAGCGCCGGCCAGTGCGACGTGGGCATCGTCAACACCTACTACTACGGCCGCCTGCACAAGCAGAAGCCGGATCTGCCGGTCAAACTGTTCTGGCCGAACCAGGGCGACCGCGGCGTGCACGTCAACCTGTCGGGCATCGGCCTGACCAAGCACGCACCGCACCCGGAAGCCGCCAAGGCCCTGGTGGAGTGGATGACCACCGAGGAAGCGCAGAAGATCTTCGCCGACGTGAACCAGGAATTCCCGGCCAACCCGAGCGTGCCGCCGTCCGCCGAAGTGGCCGCCTGGGGCAAGTTCGTGGCTGACACCCTGCCGGTGGAAGTCGCCGGCAAGCGCCAGGCCGAGGCCATTCGCCTGATGGACCGTGCTGGCTGGAACTGA
- a CDS encoding 2-octaprenyl-3-methyl-6-methoxy-1,4-benzoquinol hydroxylase, whose protein sequence is MRADLLIVGAGMVGSALALALQDSGLEVLLLDGSPLKVKPFDDEAPFEPRVSALSAASQRILERLGVWEGVTRRRCSPYAEMQVWDGSGTGQIHFSAASVHAEALGHIVENRVVQDALLERLHNCDIGLLANARLEQMRRSGDDWLLTLADGRSLRAPLVIAADGANSAVRRLTGCATREWDYLHHAIVTSVRCAEPHQRTAWQRFTDNGPLAFLPLERDGLHDWCSIVWSTTPSEAERLMALDDSDFCRELERAFEGRLGAVLSADPRLCVPLRQRHAKRYVAEGLALIGDAAHTIHPLAGQGVNLGFLDAAVLAEVLLQAASRGEHLADTKVLSRYERRRMPHNLALMAAMEGFERLFQADPLPLRWLRNTGLKMVDQMPEAKALFVRQALGLSGDLPELAKA, encoded by the coding sequence ATGCGTGCAGATCTGCTGATTGTCGGGGCCGGAATGGTCGGGAGCGCCCTGGCGCTGGCGTTGCAGGACAGCGGCCTGGAAGTGCTGCTGCTCGATGGCAGCCCGCTGAAGGTCAAGCCCTTCGACGACGAAGCACCGTTCGAGCCGCGGGTGAGTGCATTGTCGGCGGCCAGCCAGCGGATTCTCGAGCGCCTGGGTGTCTGGGAAGGGGTGACCCGGCGGCGCTGCAGCCCGTATGCCGAGATGCAGGTCTGGGATGGCAGCGGCACCGGGCAGATTCACTTCTCGGCCGCCAGCGTGCATGCCGAGGCGCTGGGCCACATCGTGGAAAACCGCGTGGTCCAGGACGCGCTGCTGGAGCGTCTGCACAACTGCGACATCGGCCTGCTGGCCAACGCCCGCCTGGAGCAGATGCGCCGTTCCGGCGACGACTGGCTACTGACCCTGGCCGATGGCCGCAGCCTGCGCGCCCCGCTGGTAATCGCCGCCGACGGCGCCAATTCGGCGGTGCGGCGCCTGACCGGCTGCGCCACTCGCGAATGGGATTACCTGCATCACGCCATCGTCACCAGCGTGCGTTGCGCCGAGCCGCACCAGAGGACCGCCTGGCAGCGTTTCACCGACAACGGCCCGCTGGCGTTCCTGCCGCTGGAGCGCGACGGGCTGCACGATTGGTGTTCGATCGTCTGGTCGACCACGCCCAGCGAGGCCGAACGCCTGATGGCGCTGGACGACAGCGACTTCTGCCGTGAGCTGGAACGCGCCTTCGAAGGCCGCCTGGGCGCGGTGTTGAGCGCCGACCCGCGGCTCTGCGTGCCGTTGCGCCAGCGTCATGCCAAGCGTTACGTGGCAGAGGGCCTGGCCCTGATCGGCGACGCGGCCCATACCATCCATCCGCTGGCCGGGCAGGGGGTCAACCTGGGCTTCCTCGATGCCGCGGTGCTGGCCGAGGTGCTGCTGCAGGCGGCCAGCCGCGGCGAACACCTGGCCGACACCAAGGTGCTCAGCCGTTACGAGCGGCGGCGCATGCCGCACAACCTGGCGTTGATGGCGGCGATGGAAGGCTTCGAACGGTTGTTCCAGGCCGATCCGCTGCCGCTGCGCTGGTTGCGTAATACCGGGTTGAAAATGGTCGACCAGATGCCCGAGGCCAAGGCGCTGTTCGTGCGCCAGGCGTTGGGCCTCAGCGGGGATCTGCCGGAACTGGCCAAGGCCTGA
- the ubiH gene encoding 2-octaprenyl-6-methoxyphenyl hydroxylase gives MNRVNLAIIGGGLVGASLALALQAGAKERGWKIVLIEPFAPGDTYQPSYDARSSALSFGARQIYQRLGVWQEISRRAEPIKQIHVSDRGRFSTARLSAMEEGVPALGYVVENAWLGQCLWQGLDKDVVSWRCPAEVMRMEPLEDGYRLTLNDETSLDCELAVLADGGRSGLREQLGIGVKKRPYNQSALIANITPSEAHNGMAFERFTDDGPMALLPLPENRCALVWTRLGMDAQRLAALDERSFLGELQGVFGYRLGTLKQVGARHLYPLALVEAEEQVRPHLVVLGNAAHSLHPIAGQGFNLSLRDAQALADALLVSPTPPGDFSILQAYRERQRLDQDLTVGFSDQVTRLFGSKLPLVSLGRNIGLLGLDLLPPAKRWFARQAMGLGTRPDA, from the coding sequence ATGAACCGGGTCAATCTGGCGATCATCGGCGGTGGCCTGGTCGGTGCCAGCCTGGCCCTGGCCTTGCAGGCCGGCGCCAAGGAGCGCGGCTGGAAGATCGTGCTGATCGAGCCGTTCGCTCCGGGCGATACCTATCAGCCCAGCTACGATGCGCGCTCTTCGGCGCTGTCGTTCGGCGCGCGGCAGATCTATCAACGGCTGGGTGTGTGGCAGGAAATCTCCCGCCGCGCCGAGCCGATCAAACAGATCCATGTCTCCGACCGTGGGCGGTTTTCCACCGCACGGCTGTCGGCCATGGAGGAGGGCGTTCCCGCCCTGGGTTATGTGGTGGAAAACGCCTGGCTCGGCCAATGCCTGTGGCAGGGGCTGGACAAGGACGTGGTGAGCTGGCGCTGCCCGGCCGAGGTCATGCGCATGGAGCCGCTGGAAGACGGCTACCGCCTGACCCTCAACGATGAAACCAGCCTGGATTGCGAACTGGCGGTACTGGCCGACGGCGGTCGCTCGGGGCTGCGCGAGCAACTGGGAATCGGGGTGAAAAAGCGCCCCTACAACCAGAGCGCGCTGATCGCCAATATCACCCCGAGCGAAGCCCATAACGGCATGGCCTTCGAGCGCTTCACCGACGACGGCCCAATGGCCCTGCTGCCGCTGCCGGAGAACCGCTGCGCGTTGGTCTGGACCCGCCTGGGCATGGACGCGCAGCGCCTGGCCGCGCTGGACGAACGCAGCTTCCTCGGCGAGTTGCAGGGGGTATTCGGTTATCGCCTGGGCACCCTGAAACAGGTCGGCGCGCGGCATCTTTACCCGCTGGCGCTGGTGGAGGCCGAGGAGCAGGTGCGTCCTCACCTGGTGGTGCTGGGCAACGCCGCCCATAGCCTGCACCCGATTGCCGGGCAGGGTTTCAACCTGTCGTTGCGCGACGCCCAGGCGCTGGCCGATGCCTTGCTGGTCAGCCCGACGCCGCCGGGCGATTTCAGTATCTTGCAGGCCTACCGCGAGCGGCAGCGCCTGGACCAGGACCTGACCGTGGGCTTCTCCGACCAGGTCACCCGGCTGTTTGGCAGCAAGCTGCCGCTGGTGTCCCTGGGGCGCAATATCGGGCTGCTGGGCCTGGACCTGCTGCCACCGGCCAAACGCTGGTTCGCGCGGCAAGCCATGGGCCTGGGTACCCGTCCCGATGCGTGA
- the pepP gene encoding Xaa-Pro aminopeptidase, producing the protein MIHIPKSEYTRRRKALMAQMEPNSIAILPAAAVAIRNRDVEHVYRQDSDFQYLSGFPEPQAVIVLMPGREHGEYILFCRERNAERELWDGLRAGQEGAIRDYGADDAFPITDIDDILPGLIEGRDRVYSAMGSNPEFDRHLMEWINVIRSKAHLGAQPPNEFVALDHLLHDMRLYKSAAEVKVMREAARISAQAHIRAMQASRAGLYEFSLEAELDYEFRRGGAKMPAYGSIVAAGRNSCILHYQQNDALLKDGDLVLIDAGCEIDCYASDITRTWPVNGRFSAEQKAIYELVLASQEAAFAEIAPNKHWNQAHEATVRVITSGLVRLGLLEGEVDELIASEAYKAFYMHRAGHWLGMDVHDVGEYKVGGEWRVLEVGMALTVEPGIYIAPDNQNVAKKWRGIGVRIEDDVVVTKQGCEILTGGVPKTVAEIEALMAAARSCAA; encoded by the coding sequence ATGATCCATATCCCGAAATCGGAATACACCCGCCGCCGCAAGGCGCTCATGGCGCAGATGGAACCCAACAGCATCGCGATCCTGCCGGCTGCCGCGGTGGCGATCCGCAACCGCGACGTCGAGCATGTCTACCGCCAGGACAGCGATTTCCAGTACCTAAGCGGTTTCCCGGAACCCCAGGCGGTGATCGTGCTGATGCCCGGTCGCGAGCATGGCGAGTACATCCTGTTCTGCCGTGAGCGTAATGCCGAGCGCGAACTCTGGGACGGTCTGCGGGCTGGCCAGGAGGGCGCGATCCGCGATTACGGCGCCGACGATGCCTTCCCCATTACCGATATCGACGACATCCTGCCGGGTCTTATCGAAGGCCGCGACCGGGTGTATTCGGCCATGGGCAGCAACCCCGAGTTCGATCGCCACCTGATGGAATGGATCAACGTGATCCGCTCCAAGGCGCACCTGGGCGCTCAGCCGCCGAACGAATTCGTTGCCCTGGATCATCTGCTGCACGACATGCGTCTGTATAAATCGGCGGCGGAAGTGAAGGTGATGCGCGAGGCCGCGCGGATTTCCGCCCAGGCCCATATTCGAGCCATGCAGGCCAGCCGCGCCGGTCTGTACGAGTTCAGCCTGGAAGCCGAGCTGGACTACGAGTTCCGCCGGGGCGGGGCGAAGATGCCGGCCTACGGCTCGATCGTCGCCGCCGGGCGCAACAGCTGCATCCTGCATTACCAGCAGAACGACGCGTTGCTCAAGGACGGCGACCTGGTGCTGATCGACGCCGGTTGCGAGATCGATTGTTATGCCAGCGATATCACCCGCACCTGGCCGGTGAACGGCAGGTTTTCCGCCGAGCAGAAGGCGATCTACGAGCTGGTGCTGGCCTCCCAGGAAGCCGCCTTTGCCGAGATCGCGCCGAACAAGCACTGGAACCAGGCCCATGAAGCGACCGTCAGGGTGATCACCTCCGGGTTGGTCAGACTGGGGCTGCTCGAAGGCGAGGTGGACGAGTTGATCGCCAGCGAAGCCTACAAGGCGTTTTACATGCACCGCGCCGGCCACTGGCTGGGCATGGATGTACATGACGTCGGCGAGTACAAGGTCGGCGGTGAATGGCGGGTGCTGGAAGTCGGCATGGCCCTGACGGTCGAGCCGGGCATCTACATCGCGCCGGACAATCAGAACGTGGCGAAGAAATGGCGCGGCATTGGCGTGCGCATCGAGGATGACGTGGTGGTAACCAAGCAAGGCTGTGAAATTCTCACCGGTGGCGTGCCCAAGACCGTGGCCGAGATCGAGGCCCTGATGGCCGCCGCCCGGAGCTGCGCAGCATGA
- a CDS encoding YecA/YgfB family protein, protein MPIQNSPYNAFATLLSSSGHPVSPAELHGLLLGRSCAGAGFEVDGWLIDAAELLEGEPQDNVRNALIGLQEMVKGELTSDDMTVVLLLPTDDAPLAERAAALGQWCQGFLTGFGLNSRDSSALSTEATEVLQDLAAIAQVQDALEESDDGESDYMEVMEYLRVAPLLLFTETNKTVEPAAKPSLH, encoded by the coding sequence ATGCCCATTCAGAATTCCCCGTACAACGCCTTCGCCACCCTGCTCAGCAGCAGCGGTCACCCTGTCTCGCCCGCCGAATTGCATGGCCTGTTGCTGGGGCGCAGCTGCGCCGGCGCCGGCTTCGAAGTCGACGGCTGGCTGATCGACGCCGCCGAGCTGCTCGAAGGCGAGCCGCAGGACAATGTTCGCAACGCCTTGATCGGCCTGCAGGAAATGGTCAAGGGCGAGCTGACCAGCGATGACATGACTGTCGTCCTGCTGCTGCCCACCGACGACGCCCCACTGGCCGAGCGCGCCGCGGCCCTGGGGCAGTGGTGCCAGGGTTTCCTCACCGGCTTCGGCCTGAACTCCCGCGACAGCAGTGCCCTGAGCACCGAGGCCACGGAAGTGCTGCAGGACCTGGCGGCGATCGCCCAGGTACAGGACGCGCTGGAAGAGTCCGACGACGGCGAAAGCGACTACATGGAAGTGATGGAATACCTGCGGGTCGCCCCGCTGCTGCTGTTCACCGAGACCAACAAGACGGTTGAACCGGCCGCCAAGCCTTCTCTGCACTGA
- a CDS encoding TIGR02449 family protein: MEDTDLQALMARLELLIGRVEQLKSQNALLLAQEKTWREERAHLIEKNEIARRKVESMISRLKALEQDS; encoded by the coding sequence ATGGAAGACACCGATCTGCAAGCGCTGATGGCTAGACTCGAACTGCTAATTGGCCGGGTCGAGCAACTAAAGAGTCAAAACGCACTCTTATTAGCTCAGGAAAAGACTTGGCGCGAGGAACGCGCGCACCTCATTGAAAAAAACGAAATCGCCCGGCGTAAGGTCGAATCGATGATTTCGCGCCTCAAGGCCCTGGAGCAAGACTCATGA
- a CDS encoding cell division protein ZapA: MSSSNSVTVQILDKEYSIICPQEERSNLVSAARYLDGKMREIRSSGKVIGADRIAVMAALNITHDLLHKQDRPDVQASGSTREQVRDLLERVDLVLATDTDTTKADS; the protein is encoded by the coding sequence ATGAGTTCAAGCAATAGCGTTACCGTGCAGATCCTCGACAAAGAGTATTCGATCATCTGCCCCCAGGAAGAGCGTAGCAATCTGGTGAGCGCCGCCCGGTACCTGGATGGCAAGATGCGCGAGATCCGCAGCAGCGGCAAAGTCATTGGCGCCGATCGTATCGCGGTGATGGCCGCCCTCAATATCACCCACGATCTGCTGCACAAGCAGGACCGCCCTGACGTGCAAGCCAGCGGTTCGACCCGCGAACAGGTGCGCGACCTGCTCGAACGCGTGGATCTGGTGCTCGCCACCGACACCGATACAACCAAGGCTGATTCCTGA